The genomic stretch tgttgttggccATGTGTAaaaaaattcgccattttgaaatactcgagcgcgtcagattaGGGTAGGGTGAGTTAATTACATCCTAAAAAGTGTATATTCCACTAATCTGACAATTTAAGAGTTACGTAAAAAAAGGGGAGAGCaacaaagttgtaaaaaaaaaacgccatCTCGACATTCTCGAGcgtagcttaatttttttttattttgaaggaaataattcaagaataatgaaaaatatataatctgacGATTTCCGCAAtccgaaataacaaaaattcgtTAATAACGAAAAGTTAAATGCGTGCAGCTGCGTGATGCCTACATTTCCTTCTTCGCGTTTCTATTCCTCTCTATCTATTACTCTCTCACACCGTCCCcacactaatttttttttactaatctgaTGCTGCATCCTTCACGGGCGGCCTTATATATGGGCCTCAAGTTTTGTGGAGGTACTTAACCGGGTACAAGGTATCCCCCTGTATATTAATCTGCCGCGCTTTAGTAAATCCCGAAATCCCCGCTACCCCCTACCATATGTTGTTAAATCtagcaaaaataaagaaaaaattaattattaatttggtaTTTTAAATGCTGCCTAATAGCCAAGGTGGGTATGAGCAACATTTTAAGATATTAATCAACTTGCATCTAGTccaaattgaatttttattactgCATTGTTTGCTAAGTTTGAGAACTGTTGTGTACTTCACTTAACTTAGACtgagaaataattaaaacaagacaAAGTTTATCCAAGGTAAACTTTAAACTACTCTTGTAAAGTGTGCAGTTACCCCTTTTTAGCTTTAAGAATAAAGCATCATAAATGGAGTGATATTGATAATTGGGTTTGGTAATTAGCATTTAAAGTTGATTTAAAACCATTTGTgcattttgaataataataagtattgagTGTGATGACatagatattattattcaaCATCTATATAAATAGTCAAGAAAACATTTTCACATGTGAtctcaatttaaaatattttacattgacAAAACTTTATAAGCCAAATCCTAAAACAACTATTCTAAACAGTAGGCACTCAGGCATGAAAAATACGACTATTTGGCAAACCAATTTAATATTTAGTCAGATCTTCTTAAGATTATATCTATAAATTCACCTTCACCAGACATGTACATTAAAtgtatgtcaattattattggaatgttaatttattaatttcataaaacaGTTCTATCTTTAAGAGATTACATGATTATGGACGGTTACTGCCTTATCAAATACCAAGAGAGCTacattaaatgttaaatgttagTACTATACATTTAAGTAATACATTTCTTTTGGAAGCTACCATAATAGAGTTAACCTTATATGTAGATTTTTTAGCGCACCACATGTAACTCTACTGTTGAGTTCTTTGATGAAACTAGTGGAACCAGTTTTTTTTCTACTTCTTGTGATAATTCATGCCATGCACATTTACCAATTAAAGGCACTTCTTCCATAGGTGGTCTAAATACAACAAGTAAAGTGAGACAGCACCCGTCTGCCGAAGGATCTGCCTCTATATTGAGCAACCCCAAGGGCCTGTGTTGAGCAACATCAGCACCAAACATTTCCACCATAAATCTTCTCAATGTTGAATGTACACTCTTTGCTGGATTAATTTCACATGTTGGAAAATGCAGTGTGGTTTTTTCACTCAGCAAGACATGCAACCTATTTgtacttctttttttaattaaaataaccaatCTCATCAAATCTTTTATGTGTGGGATAGGCGCTGGAAGGATGTTATTGTGCCAGGTTTCACCTGGTTGGCTCTGCTTGTACTGTTTTGCTTTTTCAATAAGGTGCAAAATATCATTTGACCTCAATGTTATttcttgtaaatttttaatccaTTTAGCTTGCAGAGATTCTTTGTCAGCTCTAGCAGGCGTTTTAAGCTCACCACCTGTAACAGCACCTGTTAGGACAAACCTAAACCAAGTACCCCCTGCTGTTTCAACAACCAACAAAGTATCAGGATTACAATGTAAACCTGTTTCTTCTAGCACTTCTCTTTTAGCAGCTTCCACTATCGTTTCACCTTTTTCCATTCGCCCAGCCGGCAGGTACCATTTACCAGCACAACTTTCTTTTGCTTCTTGCATCATTAGTAACTCATTCCGTTCGTTTAAAAGAACACAAGCAACGACATAAGTTACGTTGGCACCAAGTACCGGTTTGAAATTAGACGGCGTTGTTGGAGTTATACCTTGAGATTCGGTAACAGAGTTTTGATCTGCTATAGTGAAGTCACAGAAGTCATTTTCTTCGCCATCAAGTCCAGAGCCAACCAAAAGCTCAGTAATATTTAAGTCGACTTGGCGCGACATAGTTACCTACTTACAAGGTACTACTTCGGAAATGGTAGACAATCTCTTACAAGAATGGAACTGAATTCACCATTATATTATCGATTTTAAAATCTGCCCATTAATATGTTATCACATGAACAATTACAGTTACagaagattttaaataaatatttatatttctaataggTAGGTACCGAAAATTGGAACCACAACACAAACTGCAGGCAAAAATCATTCACTAAACATTTcatttgtcaaagtcaaaattgtcagtgtcaattttttttctttattttcctaGAAAAAGGCAAATTGTCATTTTCAATTATTGACCTCAAATTGTAATATACTTTATAgtgttatatataatgtataaaaaaatagtaacgtATACCAGTGCTAATGCTGTTAATGCTATTAAGTTATGAGATTAATGTACAGCAGTGTGAAAAACTCTCAGACGGGAAAAACTCTCAGATTACTTTGACACAAGAGTAGGGAAAATATTTGCGAAATTCATTCAACGGTGGCTTAAGTAGTATTCTCTCCAGATACACTAGCAGGCTCAGAAATACAATGACCCACAGCCGGAAAACCGAAACCGTTATTACCTACTAAAAGTAACAGCCAAAGTGGCTGTACGGTTAAATACCATTGCCTTTTCAAATTGGGaaagaaaaaagtaaaataaaactgccaaagtcaatgtcaaaatGAAAATGTTAGTGCATTCAAGAATTGCCAGAGGCTACCAACAAAATATTTTGGGTCTAAAAACGGAAATAACATATTTAAGAGTTTTAAATTAGAaacagaaaatttagaaatgttactTAATTGCTAGACTAATAAAACCTGTCTACCATGACGTTAAAAAATGACGATTTGCAAGAACATACAAAGAGGTTACGATTTAAGAGTGTATCAAACATTCAACACTCTCCTGGTGATATTAGCGATAAAAATTATAGAGAAACCCGCAATAAAGGTATGACAGTCCAATGTGCTTATCTTCCTTTTCTTGCTAAATTTCCTCATGTTTAAACAAGTTATAAACTAAGTAGTAATATGATGGTATTGTTTTTATAGATGGAGTGAAGTCAGCCTCCCTGTTTGCTTTTCTTCATGTGGAACTTACACGAGGATATTTACTAGAACACGATGAGGAGAGATTTTCTGCACGAAGGGAGAAAGTCtattcattttttaaaattccacaAGAACTGGAAAAGTTTATGGTTTATGGCTTCTTTCAATGTGCAGATTCAATGCTATTTGTTTATACATTTCTACCATTGAGATTTGTAATGGCCTTTTGGTCCTTCTTTGATAGAGTATTTAGACAATGTTTTGGGTAAGTTTATTTTCAACATGTGTAAGTTTAGTTTATGGAGTATAAGATATGatgattttttctaattcttCAGGTTCTATTcacatccaaaaaaaaatatactcaaCCCAGCTGAAACATGTGATGTacttaaaggttttattttattagtatgtagtatTCTAATGTGCTATATAGACACTAATATGATGTACCATTTAGTGAAGAGCCAGAGTGttatgaaattatatatattctataatatGCTGGAAGTTGGTGATCGGTTGTTTTCTGCTTTTGGCCAAGACACAATTGACGCACTGTTCTGGACAGCGACAGAGCCCCGTGATAGAAAGAGAGAACACCTTGGTGTAATTCCACATTTAATATTTGCCATGGTTTATGTCTGtatcctttttaatatttattatttatatattaacaataatttatgtttaaacaaattaaaactcataatattttaattcatgaaTTGACTTACTAatttaatctaaataaattGAACCCTTTAACGGTCTTTTGGTCCTTTAGtgatatgtaatttatttttattttaaactaccaTCAGGTGTGACTGGTAGCTATGCATCTGATGATTAATAACAATGCATCCTTAGGGTGAAGTCTTCTGAGAAAATGTGTATGGTgtacttttgattttaattattaatattatagttgATCAGGAAATGGAAGCCATATAGACCATATGGACATTCCAGATGGTAGCTGATGAAAAAGGGACattaaagcattaaaatttattacacttttaaaattgtatgcacTTCTTACTTACAAtactatttcttaaaataacacCAGTTCTTCACAGTTTGTTAATACTATTTCAAGCTACAACACTTAATGTAGCTTTCAATTCGAATAATAAAAGTCTTCTAATAATAATGATGTCAAATAATGTGAGTATGAAATAATGTGtctatataaatgtaaatttgtaggcttatttattgttacaaaattttttttatctatacgaTGCTTATGACATATAAATGGTCTGGTCTGAGCATAGTGCCAAATTATTTACAGAAAGTATAGCAAACActgtttcataataatttacacTAATGGGTTAAACATTGCATACATAATTTGGTCATCTAGTTggtcaaatatttaaaattagtcAGTCATCAACTTTGTTTTGTGGAAATTTGTAAACTATTTTTTGCAGTTTGTTGAACTTAAGGGGAGTGTTTTCAAAAAGTTTGACAAAAACAATCTCTTCCAAGTATCATGTAGTGATGTAAGGGAACGTCTACATTTGTCAGTGCTGCTCTTCATAGTTGTGCTTCAAACTATGAAAGAATATATGTGGAAGGAAGAACGATTCTGGATTTTGGCCCCAGATTGTGTTCTTGTTCTCACTTTTGAGGTTATTATAGACTGGGTGAAACATGCCTTTATTACAAGGTAAGTGTATCAACATTTCTACAAGAACAatcttttgaaacaaaaaaaattataaaaaacagttttagtatcataaaataatatgcattttccttatttttgacTTTCACAAAAGGTAAGGATTTTGAAAAAAAGGTCAGCTGTACTTTCAGCTTATAATGTTGCCATATCAATCACTGTTGCCACCATCAGATAAAATAGCAGTGTAGCTCTTGATCAACagactacttaaaaaaaagactgcaaataattttttacaaacacTAAGTGCAATAATCATTAAATTTAGGTATGACATAACTTAAACAATAAGTCAACAAGTCACAATTGCCCCTATGTACGTTCAGAAATTTGGTATTCCTTTctataatgtaacttttttttttacacatttttttataggtttAATGAAATACCGTATGGAGTATATAGGGAGTATACAGTGAGCCTGGCTTACGATGTCGCACAAACTCGTCAGAAGTATGCGTTTAGTGATCATTCTGACCTTGTCGCACGAAGAATGGGTTTTATACCACTTCCTCTGGCTGTTGTTATAACAAGAGTGCTGGTACATGCAGTTAAACTAGATGggtgagttattttttttattccactgcaggttagcccttgactgcaatctcatctggtggtaagtgatgatgcagtctcagatgttagcgggctaacctggttttgagtatggtagtcatacccctaatcggtttctacgcgacatcgcacctaaACACTAAaactcttagcggcacgtctttgtttgtagggtggtaactagccacagccaaagcctcccaccagaacagaccagagaaaattcagaaattataaatttcctaaatcgctcctgccgggaatcgagcccagGATTTCGTACTTAAATTCATACATATTTCGTACTCTCACTATTGCGCCAGGGAgcaattaaaaagttatatataatatataaatgttggATTGCGGGCCCAGGAACTGGCCTCtaatttatcttcttcttcttagtcgttacagtctaGACTGACGGGTTGTGGTCGTCTATTGGGTGATGTGCTCCGCTGTATAATCCGTCGCCACTCTTCCATAACGGTTGCTTTTcttgtagaggagcctcgattgcggccttcacttggtccgtttATCTCATCTGTGATCTACCATAACCTCTAATTGCCCTATAATTTGCTGTCTTTTACGTAACAATgagattatggagggtagaggtaaggagagtcatcttatatgggagaaaagttgaaaaagtgtccagttgttgcgctaaataacagttcaaaaatcctccacaatggcgctggtggatgcacagggtatggtatgaatgtagcaatcgtagatgaattgaagtatgccaagttaaaaaatttaatgtcattatcgactaaagtagttaattattgagaatttcaacaacttacgttgtacaaaatattgtggtaaatataaccttacttccttgtatctccatacttccttgtttatttttcaagcctactctaacaatatttatatttggcgcttcttttaagagttaccctgatgcaaatgtggcgccatcctaatttaatacattttgacgacactttttcatatacacagatgactctccttacctctaccctccataaatgAGATAAAGCATAGTCCCACTGTCTAATTCTTTAACAGGCTTTAACGAAAATTATTACATAATAGTTATCTGTACGCCGATGCGTAGGGTTTGATAACACCTAATTCCAGACTCAAAAAGCTTTTCTGGCGCATTCATATCCAGGAGCCTGGATGGCacccttcacttggtccgtcgaTCTTATCGGAGATCTACCATAACCTCTAATTGCCCTCTAATTTACTCTCTTTTATGTAACAATGAGATAAAGCATAGTCCCACTGTCTAATTCTATATAACAGGCTTTAACGAAAATTATTACATGATAATTATCTGTACGCAGATGCATAGGGTTTGATAACAACTTATTCCAGACACAAGAAGATGTGTACAGAAAAGTGTTTACATGTGAAGGCAGCTTTATTGCTGTAGGCAAAATACCAACCAGTATCTCCTTTTTAGTGGTTTATTATAAATGGACCCCATTCAGCATGTTTTTcaagttgtatttatttatgacgaAATAgatttatgaattattataatcttgtttttgtgttttttctaGGTTGGCTGCTGTGCTCCTGATACTGATAGCTTATTTATGTCTGATATCAATACGGGTGCTCGTGTCCATCGTAATTCTTGGGAAAGCGTGCGATTTGATCTCAAACCACCAAAATGAGAAATGTGACAGTCACCATGCGACGCCcaaaaagtaattattaacaTCTTTGACTAGCGAAACCGGTGGgtagataaataatttcttGCTGAGCAAATCCTACAAAACATATTTCTGGAAAAAAAACTGGTATTTAGCATTTCCCGAAGGCtgtaaatttagatttttagaGAGAAtccaaagaatattataaaaaaaaccctgaaTCTCGACACCACCTATGGCATTCAACTGTACCTAAGAAACACTTAtgtcaaactaaaaaaaatatttagctaaAACGGTCAAGCCGTTTCGTCGAAgaatttgaattggaattttATTTAGACTAGCTTGTTCCCCAAGACACCGTCAGCGTACCCCTTCTCATAAGTAAATTTGTCCCATCTAAGCATTCATTCAATGACCCACCGCGTCGCGTCGGCCGCCCGTTGTATGCCTCCTATAGGTCGAAGCGTGATGTTAATGATCCTTATTGTGTTATAActtacaataaattacttatattacTTAATCCTATTAAATGCGATAAAGATTTTTCTAGACGGGTTATATTCACGTAGAAAGTTACAATAGTTACCCATTTATCTTTGACACATTTCTTTACAGACTGACAAGTTGGCAAATGTGTAACTTTATGATTTTATTCAGAGTTCTCGATATTTAATCAATTACTTTATTTgtgtactaataaataaataaatatactacgacaatacacacatcgccatctagcaccaaagtaagcgtagcttgtcttatgagtactaagacgactgatgaatatttctatgaataatacacataaatatttataatatactatctGTATagtatatacacccagacactgaaaaacattcgtgttcatcacagaaacaagttccagttgtgggaatcgaacgccaCAGTAATGTTATGTTATTTGGTTTCAGAGAACAAAAAGAGACGAAAGATTTATTGTCACCACATAAAACATGCGAAGCGGAGTCTTTGGAGAAAAAACCAGTGCTTAAGTTTCTCATTCCGGAAAATGTTgctatggtattattttttttacttctggCTTTCCACAGATTAGCCAGTGTCagttgtatgtatgtgtattaaaaGTTAGGGcagctttaaatataaaatatcaggaGAAATTGACTGAAGAAAAGGGCGcaaaacttcgtacatggcggacgctgCCCCACAAACATTTCCCCAAATCTACCGCAAACTCGCCCCAAAAAGGGCTGGTGCTGTCTATACTGCACATACCGCAGTACTAGCGCCATTCCCACAGCAGCTAGCCTATATATGCAAGtacttcaaaatattatatcgtAAATTTTGTAACCCATACAAACAGCCAACCACTATAAGAACGACACCAACACAACATGCACAATAAAAACAACACCAATCCTCCCCAAAATGAGTTAAGAataagaatatctttatttgcaaaatacatgttttaaatctattacatatataaaaaggtttttaatattaaaaacctttttatatatgtaaaaaggtttttaatattaaaaaaaccaaaccaatgttgcattattatatattatatatataataatgcaaCAAATGTCatattcttttaaaaatcattaacatcgattagcttagtttatttttgtttataaacagtAGCAAAATATGACAGATTTTCAAATGAtaacaaatacaatattaaataaattaattaattaaaattcaacacaattcaatttaattccGTATTAATgtcagtaaaattttatgttaaatagtaaaataaatcattataaaatattaataagtaaaaatttcattaaataaattatatacagtcTATTAAAAAAAGATCACTTACAGAGTAAAAACACTTGCTCACTAGCCATATATGCAGTTTTCTCTTGAACGCTTTAAATCACAgttcacaataaatttatagaaaaatatgaaaaaattgcGTCCGCCATGCAAGAAGCCTCCCGCCGTTGCTATGGTAGTTATGTTATAGTAAAACAGATATACCTAAACGAGGTTACacataaaacttaaaagtagTAAGAGTCGGCATAGTAGTGTTTCTTCACACTTAAACTGAGAGCACCTTTCCAATGCCAGAGCGTGGTACACTGAGTAACACTGAGTATTCTAAAatgatttcatatttatttgcaaaaaccctaatgcccgttttcactgaaCCTAggatcgcctaaatcgaatacctaatgattaaggcgatgtctatagaaaaaaacgtttcactaacTTAACTATTGGTCATAAGTACCTATTTAGGCATTGAATTGTTCGGCAttagtgaaaactggcattAGACCTGGCAGTAGTGTCAAATTACGCGCCACGAGAAAATTGTGTCTACTCATTCTCTACCTTCGTCTTATATCAGAATAGGAAGAGGAAAAGGTAGATATGATCAAAATGTGGAGCGTATGTTAGCCCTACAGGTTTTGGCGGCCGTAATAAAGCGCATTTAAAGATtcgaaataattttatacctacAACTGAATAAATATCTCTGATAATCTTACATCAAACTCCGCGTATGTAGCTATTACAAATCTTAATACGGGCGAAGTCCGCTCATTCAGTTGGCCTTAATAGAATGCCTAGTGATTTCGGTGATTATTAcagagaaaaaaacgtttcacgaactcttttGTGATGTCTAgtatagcaatttttttttaagcaagtTTATACTGTAACATTCgttgatatttattgtaattctataatgtaaaagtaaaatttactttCGGTACTTTAGAGTGAACCATTAGTGGATGCTTCAGTCGGTGCAGCGGCTATTTTCTCCAACAGCGCAATAGATTTGAACGGCGTCTGTTATCTGAACGATAAAATGCACGCGCAAGTAAAACAGGAGCCCGCGGACTATATCGAAACAGACTCCGTAAGTATTTATCGTTTAAACGCGTTTATTTCCTAAAAAGATCACTATAGTTAACTCACGTCGATAATAAGTAAaggatgtttttaatattttatagctcCTGGATCCTAGATCGCTGTATACacttataattgattattgtaaccGCACTAgacaaaatttgttattttattatacacaaattattaaatattatacacaatattttatttttttatgaaagttgctataattaattgctggtgtttcttacgaattaataaattaaataagtaaataaactgttcccgcggtatttaaaaaactagAATTTGTTACCTTTTCTGGCAGCCTGGTTAATGACTTTTTATGAGAAAACAAACGTTTTGAAATCGAGGAGGAAGTTGTTGGTTTAAGTTGGAAGTAGAAACTCATcggcgatttttttttgaaattccaATAGGGGGGAAAATTGAGCTGGATTCCTTCCGGCTTAAAAACCcttcatataattatttcacCGTATTTCTATGatctttttattgaaaataaaagatggGTATTATTTAAGTAGTATTGGGGTTTTTTGGGATAGCGCTCGTCCGGGAAGAGCTAtgcaccatgcttatttctttcgCCGTGTTCCGGttcgaagggcgtggttgccagtgtactTACAGGCAAATGAAGCGTAACAGTTTTTCTCGTTTTTCGACGTGTTCCTTCCAAGTTTTGCGAACTGTAACTCTGTTTACAAGCAATTGTTTTCCCTTAATTCCTCTTTCCTGTGCTTTTATCTGAAATAATCATATTTACGTTGTTCATACAGGACGTCAGCCGAAGCGCACCGGATATAAAAGCAGCGGCTGCAGCGATTGAAGAGTCAGTCGAGCGACCTCACTCGCCAGATGCTGAAGGTCTCAAGCGTCGCGCAGAGTCCGAGCCCAACCTCGCCAAGAATGACGAGCAAGAGACCACGTAATACGCTAATGGAATTGATACCCCGACGAATACGAATGGCGTTGCGAATGTGCCTAGATTAGTTAGAACGATTGTAATCTAACGTCAATAGATGATAATCATGTCCATCCATAGATTAATCTCTCAGACAGGAAGGAAAAATGTCTCAGCTTTTTTTCGGCGCGGCGCTATTGAAAATACGACCGTATTACTTTAGACTAAAGTTGAAAATTGTATGCAAGCAAGTGCCGAATTAGTCGATATTCATGTATTTTTGTACTTAATGATATGGTAATACGGTTTGATTTTGCAATGTAGCCAGGAAATTGCTCTGGTATTTTTCGTTCTGACGTAGCTGACCCTTAAACGTTAGGAGTTAGTGGTGCTAATACTGTTTTACACACGCTTTACTAAACTGACAGGTCTTAACGTAGTGCTGTCTTGTCACAAGGGTTCTTTTGGAAAATGATATCACTATTTTAGACTTGTCAATGGAGTTcggtttagagatttgtgtaaagCAGAGTGCAAagtgtaagattttctaccCACGTTTACTTTTTCGATTGCGTGTAAGTTAACTACAATTTAT from Pararge aegeria chromosome 15, ilParAegt1.1, whole genome shotgun sequence encodes the following:
- the LOC120629985 gene encoding 8-oxo-dGDP phosphatase NUDT18, whose protein sequence is MSRQVDLNITELLVGSGLDGEENDFCDFTIADQNSVTESQGITPTTPSNFKPVLGANVTYVVACVLLNERNELLMMQEAKESCAGKWYLPAGRMEKGETIVEAAKREVLEETGLHCNPDTLLVVETAGGTWFRFVLTGAVTGGELKTPARADKESLQAKWIKNLQEITLRSNDILHLIEKAKQYKQSQPGETWHNNILPAPIPHIKDLMRLVILIKKRSTNRLHVLLSEKTTLHFPTCEINPAKSVHSTLRRFMVEMFGADVAQHRPLGLLNIEADPSADGCCLTLLVVFRPPMEEVPLIGKCAWHELSQEVEKKLVPLVSSKNSTVELHVVR
- the LOC120629686 gene encoding protein TAPT1 homolog; the encoded protein is MTLKNDDLQEHTKRLRFKSVSNIQHSPGDISDKNYRETRNKDGVKSASLFAFLHVELTRGYLLEHDEERFSARREKVYSFFKIPQELEKFMVYGFFQCADSMLFVYTFLPLRFVMAFWSFFDRVFRQCFGFYSHPKKNILNPAETCDVLKGFILLVCSILMCYIDTNMMYHLVKSQSVMKLYIFYNMLEVGDRLFSAFGQDTIDALFWTATEPRDRKREHLGVIPHLIFAMVYVFLHSLLILFQATTLNVAFNSNNKSLLIIMMSNNFVELKGSVFKKFDKNNLFQVSCSDVRERLHLSVLLFIVVLQTMKEYMWKEERFWILAPDCVLVLTFEVIIDWVKHAFITRFNEIPYGVYREYTVSLAYDVAQTRQKYAFSDHSDLVARRMGFIPLPLAVVITRVLVHAVKLDGLAAVLLILIAYLCLISIRVLVSIVILGKACDLISNHQNEKCDSHHATPKKEQKETKDLLSPHKTCEAESLEKKPVLKFLIPENVAMSEPLVDASVGAAAIFSNSAIDLNGVCYLNDKMHAQVKQEPADYIETDSDVSRSAPDIKAAAAAIEESVERPHSPDAEGLKRRAESEPNLAKNDEQETT